One stretch of Prunus persica cultivar Lovell chromosome G1, Prunus_persica_NCBIv2, whole genome shotgun sequence DNA includes these proteins:
- the LOC18793590 gene encoding helicase SEN1, which yields MDHQETSVEKEGVADSGLIDLVFSWSMEDVLNINLYKNQVTEIPDTFSTVKSYMKTFIPSLVEETHADLLSSMETLPQAPTREILAVTPKRHKNAKDFSYVIIIRGSGEAENYEPQTGDLIALTDIRPTCSDHLNRLRDSYLIAYVRPGRDNRLFIRSSKPISRGGGRKLFAVFLINMTTNVRIWKALISEKANTNIIKNVLQVQPNSSQGGNSCSICFSKEKCSAAVSNRWPSMGSDLNDSQEATVLNCINLSKCTHQNTIKLIWGPPGTGKTKTVAMSLLALSKLKCRTLTCAPTNVALLEVTARLLGLINQSLDYGKYGLGDIILFGNGERMKIDNYDDLVEVFLDYRIEILAQCFNPGTGWKHWLESMIGLLEDPQQKYSTRDDENDFQTFEEFVKEKLNSVGEHVEFCMVNLYTHLPTSCISLEVVTDMIGALDLLNSLKSLLREVGFANERSQLVLKDFLRKLRWLRKFCVPNLKNLEKIRKFCLANASLIFCTVSSSAKLQTEEKAPLDLLVIEEAAQLKECESAIPLQLPGLRHAVLIGDERQLPAVVISKISEKAGFGRSLFGRLLLLGHERHLLNVQYRMHPSISLFPKREFYNNQILDGPNVKQGSYEKCFLSGKMYGCYSFIDVANGQEEFDRGHSRKNMVEVAVVCEIVASLYREFIRTKKKVSVGVISPYKAQVNAIQERVTEYSEVSGTDGFSVSVQSVDGFQGGEDDVIIISTVRCNEEGYVGFISNLQRANVMLTRARHCLWILGNEATLIRSNSIWKKLILDAKKRKCFYNADEEKNLAQAIAVALMELGQVHIPLNSDSLLFKNAKWKVCFTNEFQNSIQKIKDTEIHREVVSLLTKLANGWRQSRKNKRTIGHGTCAQVLQKYKVKGLLNLIWSVDVLQENSDYVQVLKIWDVLPVSDTPELDKRLENMFRSYTTAQMNLCLLRCVDGDAVVPIRMPVDLSSSHEAEADPVQVLSKPLSSLSLKDEPQTSSSEPQSHRKTKNNMPRRQRK from the exons ATGGATCATCAAGAGACTAGTGTGGAAAAGGAGGGAGTTGCTGACAGTGGCTTAATCGATTTGGTCTTCTCCTGGTCTATGGAGGATGTTCTCAACATAAATCTATACAAAAACCAG GTGACGGAAATTCCTGATACATTTTCGACTGTGAAGAGTTACATGAAAACGTTCATTCCTTCGCTTGTTGAGGAAACACATGCTGATTTACTCTCAAGCATGGAGACTCTGCCACAGGCACCTACTCGTGAAATTCTGGCTGTTACACCTAAGCGTCATAAAAATGCCAAGGACTTTTCTTATGTTATTATAATAAGGGGCAGTGGAGAAGCCGAAAATTATGAGCCGCAGACTGGAGATCTTATTGCCTTGACTGATATTAGACCAACATGCAGTGATCATTTGAACAGGCTGAGAGATTCATATCTCATTGCGTATGTTCGTCCAGGCAGAGATAATAGGCTCTTTATACGCTCATCAAAGCCTATAAGTAGAGGAGGAGGACGAAAACTTTTTGCTGTCTTTCTGATCAACATGACAACAAATGTTCGCATATGGAAAGCTTTGATCTCAGAAAAGGCAAacacaaatataattaagaaTGTGCTGCAAGTGCAACCCAATTCATCacag GGTGGGAATTCTTGTTCAATTTGCTTTTCTAAGGAAAAATGCTCTGCTGCCGTTTCAAATAGATGGCCCTCAATGGGCTCTGATCTAAATGATTCCCAAGAAGCTACAGTTTTGAACTGTATCAATTTGAGTAAATGTACTCACCAAAATACCATCAAACTAATATGGGGTCCTCCTGGGACTGGAAAAACCAAGACAGTTGCTATGTCACTCCTTGCCCTCTCGAAGTTGAAGTGCAGAACACTAACATGTGCTCCAACGAATGTCGCCTTGTTAGAAGTGACAGCGAGACTCCTGGGATTGATTAATCAGTCTCTTGATTATGGAAAGTATGGACTTGGAGATATAATTCTATTTGGGAATGGGGAGCGAATGAAGATCGATAATTATGATGACCTTGTTGAGGTATTTCTTGATTATCGTATTGAAATTCTGGCCCAGTGTTTTAACCCTGGGACTGGATGGAAACATTGGTTGGAGTCAATGATAGGTTTGCTTGAGGATCCACAGCAAAAGTACTCAACAAGGGATGATGAGAATGATTTTCAGACCTTTGAGGAGTTTGTGAAGGAAAAACTTAATTCAGTCGGTGAGCATGTGGAGTTTTGCATGGTAAATTTGTACACTCACTTACCAACTTCTTGCATTTCACTAGAGGTTGTGACTGACATGATTGGAGCTCTGGATTTGCTCAATTCTCTTAAATCTTTACTGCGTGAGGTTGGTTTTGCTAATGAGAGGTCACAATTAGTTCTAAAAGATTTTCTTCGTAAACTGAGGTGGCTTCGTAAATTTTGTGTTCctaatttgaaaaatttggAGAAAATAAGGAAATTCTGCTTGGCAAATGCTTCCTTAATATTTTGCACCGTGTCAAGCTCTGCTAAATTGCAGACAGAGGAAAAGGCACCCCTGGATTTGTTAGTGATTGAGGAAGCTGCTCAGCTTAAAGAATGTGAATCAGCAATTCCTTTGCAACTACCGGGTCTTCGCCATGCTGTTCTCATAGGAGATGAGAGGCAACTCCCTGCTGTGGTTATAAGCAAG ATCTCCGAGAAGGCTGGTTTTGGAAGAAGTTTGTTCGGAAGACTTCTACTGTTGGGACATGAGAGGCACCTTCTCAATGTCCAGTATAGAATGCATCCATCAATCAGCTTATTCCCAAAAAGGGAGTTTTACAACAACCAGATATTAGACGGTCCAAATGTCAAGCAAGGAAGCTATGAGAAGTGCTTTCTTTCGGGAAAAATGTACGGATGCTATTCCTTTATAGATGTAGCCAATGGACAAGAAGAATTTGATCGCGGCCATAGTCGGAAAAATATGGTTGAGGTTGCTGTGGTCTGTGAGATTGTTGCAAGCCTATACAGAG AATTTATTcgaacaaaaaagaaggttAGTGTTGGGGTAATATCACCTTACAAAGCTCAAGTTAATGCAATTCAAGAGAGAGTCACAGAATACAGTGAAGTTTCTGGCACTGATGGATTCTCTGTAAGTGTGCAATCTGTTGATGGATTCCAAGGTGGTGAAGATGATGTGATAATTATCTCCACAGTCAGATGTAACGAGGAAGGATATGTTGGTTTCATTTCCAATCTTCAAAGAGCAAACGTGATGCTAACGCGTGCAAG GCACTGTCTTTGGATTTTGGGGAACGAAGCAACTTTGATTAGAAGTAACTCTATTTGGAAGAAGCTAATTCTTGACGCAAAGAAACGCAAATGTTTTTATAATGCTGATGAGGAAAAGAACTTGGCTCAGGCCATTGCAGTTGCCCTCATGGAGCTTGGCCAAGTTCATATTCCACTTAATTCTGACTCTCTGCTGTTCAAAAATGCCAAATGGAAG GTTTGCTTCACCAATGAATTTCAGAATTCCATACAAAAGATTAAGGACACTGAGATCCATCGGGAAGTGGTTTCCTTATTAACAAAGCTCGCCAATGGTTGGCGCCAATCTCGCAAGAATAAAAGAACTATAGGCCATGGGACTTGTGCTCAAGTGTTACAGAAGTACAAAGTTAAAGGGCTGCTGAATCTCATTTGGTCTGTAGATGTTCTCCAGGAGAATTCAGATTATGTCCAGGTTTTGAAGATTTGGGATGTTCTTCCAGTTTCTGATACTCCCGAACTTGATAAGCGGCTTGAGAACATGTTTCGTAGCTATACAACCGCTCAGATGAACCTTTGCCTGCTCAGATGTGTTGATGG AGACGCAGTTGTCCCAATTAGAATGCCGGTGGATTTGAGCAGCTCCCATGAGGCTGAGGCTGATCCTGTGCAGGTTCTTTCAAAACCATTATCTTCACTCAGTCTAAAAGATGAGCCCCAAACATCAAGCAGTGAACCACAGAGTCAtag AAAGACTAAAAATAATATGCCCAGAAGGCAGAGAAAGTAG